One part of the Lapillicoccus jejuensis genome encodes these proteins:
- a CDS encoding aspartate aminotransferase family protein, with the protein MTQLDDRPTTMPQPTTFSAPTDGETVRRHDKDHVFHAWGLAGADTMSVARTEGSWLWDTEGRRYLDFTSQLVNANLGHQHPRMVAAIQEQAARMATLGPAYSVDVRSEAARLIAERTPGDLDMVFFTTGGTEANENAIRMARVHTGRHKVLAAYRSYHGGTAGSMAATGEPRRWATEPGMPGVVHFWGPYPYRSAFHAESAEQECERALQHLRDVLMVEGPASIAAILLETVVGTNGILVPPDGYLQGVRDLCDEHGIVMISDEVMAGFGRCGEWFAVDHWGVVPDLLVFAKGVNSGYVPLGGVAISPAIADTFRTRPFTGGLTYSGHPLACASAIASIGIYEDEGIVEHARALGTDVIGPGLRALMERHPSVGEVRGLGVFWALELVRDRTTREPLVPYNATGEANAPMAAFTSACKERGLLPFVHFNTTHVVPPLTTTADEVREGLAILDEALEVADRSTTG; encoded by the coding sequence ATGACCCAGCTGGACGACCGCCCGACGACGATGCCTCAGCCGACGACGTTCTCCGCGCCCACCGACGGCGAGACGGTCCGTCGCCACGACAAGGACCACGTCTTCCACGCCTGGGGCCTCGCCGGCGCCGACACGATGTCGGTCGCCCGCACCGAGGGCTCGTGGCTCTGGGACACCGAGGGCCGCCGCTACCTCGACTTCACCAGCCAGCTGGTCAACGCCAACCTCGGCCACCAGCACCCCCGGATGGTCGCGGCCATCCAGGAGCAGGCCGCGCGGATGGCGACGCTCGGGCCGGCGTACAGCGTCGACGTGCGCTCGGAGGCCGCGCGGCTCATCGCCGAGCGCACCCCGGGCGACCTCGACATGGTCTTCTTCACCACGGGCGGGACCGAGGCCAACGAGAACGCGATCCGGATGGCGCGCGTGCACACCGGCCGGCACAAGGTGCTGGCGGCCTACCGCAGCTACCACGGCGGGACGGCCGGCTCGATGGCCGCGACCGGTGAGCCGCGCCGGTGGGCGACCGAGCCGGGGATGCCGGGCGTCGTGCACTTCTGGGGTCCGTACCCGTACCGCTCGGCCTTCCACGCCGAGAGCGCCGAGCAGGAGTGCGAGCGCGCGCTGCAGCACCTGCGCGACGTGCTCATGGTCGAGGGGCCGGCCAGCATCGCCGCGATCCTGCTCGAGACCGTCGTCGGCACCAACGGCATCCTCGTGCCGCCGGACGGCTACCTGCAGGGCGTGCGCGACCTGTGCGACGAGCACGGCATCGTCATGATCAGCGACGAGGTCATGGCGGGCTTCGGCCGGTGCGGCGAGTGGTTCGCCGTCGACCACTGGGGCGTCGTCCCCGACCTGCTCGTCTTCGCCAAGGGCGTCAACTCCGGCTACGTCCCGCTCGGCGGCGTCGCGATCTCGCCGGCCATCGCCGACACCTTCCGCACCCGGCCGTTCACCGGGGGCCTCACCTACTCGGGGCACCCGCTGGCCTGCGCGAGCGCGATCGCGTCGATCGGGATCTACGAGGACGAGGGCATCGTCGAGCACGCCCGCGCGCTCGGGACCGACGTCATCGGCCCCGGTCTGCGCGCGCTGATGGAGCGCCACCCGTCGGTGGGGGAGGTGCGCGGGCTCGGCGTCTTCTGGGCCCTCGAGCTGGTCCGCGACCGGACCACCCGCGAGCCGCTCGTGCCCTACAACGCGACCGGTGAGGCGAACGCGCCGATGGCCGCCTTCACCTCCGCCTGCAAGGAGCGTGGGCTGCTGCCCTTCGTGCACTTCAACACCACGCACGTCGTGCCGCCGCTGACGACGACCGCCGACGAGGTCCGCGAGGGCCTGGCCATCCTCGACGAGGCGCTCGAGGTCGCGGACCGCTCCACGACCGGCTGA
- the zwf gene encoding glucose-6-phosphate dehydrogenase — protein MVLFGACGDLARRKLLPGMAHLVLSALTPDIRVVGTSLEEMDDEAFRTFAGAAVREFGDQGLTDEQWADFASKLHYVPTSAGAEGLREVVTAVEAELGESTRRLHYLSVPPKAAPVVIQTLRDAQLVERSRVVMEKPFGTDLDSAILLNDQVHETFDESQIFRIDHFLGKEAAQNILAFRFANGLFEPIWSRTFIDHIQIDVPETLGLDRRAGFYESTGAYKDMVVTHLFQVLAFVAMEPPTALEPRAISEEKNKVFRSLLPIQPTDVVRGQYTGYREEEGVARDSDTETFIALKCHIDNWRWAGVPFYLRTGKKMAEGQRIISIAFREAPKSMFPADSGVGTQGPDHLTFDLADESKVSLSFYGKRPGPGMKLDKLSMQFSTRESVHAVDVLEAYERLILDAMRGDHTLFTTAEGIESLWERSIPLLDNPPAVKPYPPGSWGPNAVHQLVTPHAWRLPFERAWRDHK, from the coding sequence ATCGTCCTCTTCGGCGCCTGCGGCGACCTGGCCCGGCGCAAGCTGCTCCCGGGCATGGCGCACCTCGTGCTGTCCGCCCTGACGCCCGACATCCGCGTCGTCGGCACCTCGCTGGAGGAGATGGACGACGAGGCGTTCCGCACCTTCGCGGGCGCGGCCGTGCGCGAGTTCGGCGACCAGGGCCTGACCGACGAGCAGTGGGCCGACTTCGCGTCGAAGCTGCACTACGTCCCGACCAGCGCCGGCGCCGAGGGTCTGCGCGAGGTCGTCACCGCCGTCGAGGCCGAGCTGGGCGAGTCGACCCGGCGGCTGCACTACCTCAGCGTCCCGCCGAAGGCCGCGCCGGTCGTCATCCAGACCCTGCGCGACGCGCAGCTGGTCGAGCGCTCTCGGGTCGTCATGGAGAAGCCGTTCGGCACCGACCTCGACAGCGCGATCCTGCTCAACGACCAGGTGCACGAGACCTTCGACGAGAGCCAGATCTTCCGGATCGACCACTTCCTGGGCAAGGAAGCGGCGCAGAACATCCTCGCGTTCCGTTTCGCCAACGGGCTGTTCGAGCCGATCTGGAGCCGCACCTTCATCGACCACATCCAGATCGACGTCCCCGAGACGCTCGGGCTCGACCGGCGGGCCGGGTTCTACGAGTCGACCGGCGCCTACAAGGACATGGTCGTCACCCACCTCTTCCAGGTGCTCGCCTTCGTCGCGATGGAGCCGCCGACCGCGCTGGAGCCGCGGGCGATCAGCGAGGAGAAGAACAAGGTCTTCCGCTCGCTCCTGCCGATCCAGCCCACCGACGTCGTGCGCGGGCAGTACACCGGCTACCGCGAGGAGGAGGGCGTCGCGCGCGACAGCGACACCGAGACCTTCATCGCCCTCAAGTGCCACATCGACAACTGGCGCTGGGCCGGCGTGCCCTTCTACCTGCGTACCGGCAAGAAGATGGCCGAGGGGCAGCGGATCATCTCCATCGCCTTCCGCGAGGCGCCGAAGTCGATGTTCCCCGCCGACTCCGGCGTCGGCACCCAGGGCCCGGACCACCTGACCTTCGACCTGGCCGACGAGTCGAAGGTGTCGCTCTCGTTCTACGGCAAGCGCCCCGGGCCGGGGATGAAGCTCGACAAGCTGTCGATGCAGTTCTCCACCCGCGAGAGCGTCCACGCCGTCGACGTGCTCGAGGCCTACGAGCGGCTCATCCTCGACGCCATGCGCGGCGACCACACGCTGTTCACGACGGCCGAGGGCATCGAGTCCCTCTGGGAGCGCTCGATCCCGCTCCTGGACAACCCGCCCGCGGTCAAGCCGTACCCGCCGGGCAGCTGGGGACCCAACGCGGTGCACCAGCTCGTCACCCCGCACGCCTGGCGGCTGCCCTTCGAGCGGGCCTGGCGCGACCACAAGTGA
- a CDS encoding diacylglycerol/lipid kinase family protein, protein MSTPPGTGDSGAATRRRVAVVVNPTKFDDLDKVRDELQQVCHDEGWEDPWLIETSAEDPGVGQAKEAVDAGVDLVCPLGGDGTVRAVATSLVGTDTPIGLLPGGTGNLLARNLGLPIDSVTDALRVALSGTARRVDVGLVRLLPESPSPDALLGDEDAADDDPRREDEEIFLVMCGIGVDAEVMAGTSEKVKGVLGWPAYVLSGLTRMWRRGFKVRVSGGLPQPRVQRAKTVLIGNCGKLQGGIEVLPDARLDDGRLDGAILAPRGPLSWAALGADVVTHHRRGHKRFLPLAGRSITVVTQERIEAQVDGDPMGQRYGLATRVLPAALLVRVPLEDVSPTR, encoded by the coding sequence ATGTCCACCCCTCCCGGCACCGGCGACTCCGGCGCCGCCACGCGCCGTCGCGTCGCCGTCGTCGTCAACCCGACCAAGTTCGACGACCTCGACAAGGTCCGCGACGAGCTGCAGCAGGTGTGCCACGACGAGGGCTGGGAGGACCCCTGGCTCATCGAGACCAGCGCGGAGGACCCCGGCGTCGGTCAGGCCAAGGAGGCCGTCGACGCCGGCGTCGACCTCGTCTGCCCGCTGGGCGGGGACGGCACCGTCCGCGCCGTCGCGACCAGCCTCGTCGGCACGGACACCCCGATCGGGCTGCTGCCCGGCGGCACCGGCAACCTGCTGGCCCGCAACCTCGGGCTGCCCATCGACTCGGTGACCGACGCCCTGCGCGTCGCGCTCAGCGGCACCGCCCGGCGGGTCGACGTCGGCCTGGTGCGCCTCCTGCCGGAGTCGCCGTCGCCGGACGCGCTGCTCGGCGACGAGGACGCGGCGGACGACGACCCGCGCCGCGAGGACGAGGAGATCTTCCTCGTCATGTGCGGTATCGGGGTCGACGCCGAGGTGATGGCGGGCACGAGCGAGAAGGTCAAGGGCGTCCTCGGCTGGCCCGCCTACGTGCTGTCGGGGCTGACCCGGATGTGGCGGCGCGGCTTCAAGGTCCGCGTCTCCGGTGGCCTGCCGCAGCCGCGCGTCCAGCGCGCCAAGACGGTGCTGATCGGCAACTGCGGCAAGCTCCAGGGCGGGATCGAGGTGCTGCCCGACGCGCGGCTCGACGACGGCCGGCTCGACGGGGCCATCCTCGCCCCGCGCGGCCCGCTCAGCTGGGCCGCGCTCGGGGCCGACGTCGTGACGCACCACCGCCGCGGCCACAAGCGCTTCCTCCCGCTCGCGGGGCGGTCGATCACCGTGGTCACGCAGGAGCGGATCGAGGCGCAGGTCGACGGGGACCCGATGGGTCAGCGCTACGGCCTCGCCACCCGGGTGCTCCCCGCCGCCCTGCTCGTCCGCGTCCCGCTGGAGGACGTCAGTCCGACCCGGTGA
- a CDS encoding S53 family peptidase produces the protein MSSAFSRASARRAIVGSTALALCGLGLAAAPQADAAGQHTAIANTVPRWLGHAQQQATPAAASAARHEVRVYLAPQGGLDAVKAKVAALSDPQSPQYHQWLTTAQYDRQFAPTAAQADQVSSYLRSQGLTVTGVGTGRRYVTATGTARQLGAAFGTSIATFRHDGQTVTANTSAVSLPSSVAGAVLTVTGLDSTVAKKTPDHVVPGANAAADAANATNLAPNVKPPAGFVNARPCAINFGTPLATYQADFKTPLPQFMGKTLPYAVCGYTGPSYRAAYEGGSTLDGAGVTVAITDAYAWQKMAKDANTYAVNHGDGAYAPGQYTESLPTDFTHQAACGPSGWSGEESLDVEAVHAMAPAAKIRYYGSSSCFDSDFADTLARVVDENKAQLVTNSWSDVEANESASSIATYEQVFLQGATQGITFLFSSGDSGDELASTGIKQVGYPSSDPYVLGAGGTSTGIANGTVVSQTGWGTEKYTLSADGKSWNPVGFVYGAGGGYSALFNRPTYQDGVVSSSNRAVPDIAMDADPTTGMLVGQTQSFPDGVHYGEYRIGGTSLASPLLAGMMALAVQSSGSGLGWANPTLYKLQSTAFTDVTPKTANGVKGAVRVDYANGFDASKGLLYTVRTFDQDSTLFTARGWDDVTGLGVPNPALFAAVK, from the coding sequence ATGAGCTCTGCCTTCTCGCGCGCTTCGGCGCGCCGGGCGATCGTCGGCTCCACGGCCCTGGCGCTGTGTGGCCTCGGCCTCGCGGCGGCCCCCCAGGCCGACGCCGCCGGTCAGCACACCGCGATCGCGAACACCGTCCCCCGCTGGTTGGGCCACGCCCAGCAGCAGGCCACTCCCGCCGCCGCCTCCGCGGCCCGCCACGAGGTGCGGGTCTACCTCGCGCCGCAGGGCGGCCTCGACGCGGTCAAGGCGAAGGTCGCCGCGCTGTCCGACCCGCAGTCGCCGCAGTACCACCAGTGGCTGACCACGGCCCAGTACGACCGGCAGTTCGCACCGACCGCGGCGCAGGCCGACCAGGTGTCGTCGTACCTGCGCTCGCAGGGCCTGACGGTGACCGGGGTCGGCACCGGCCGCCGCTACGTCACCGCCACCGGCACCGCCCGGCAGCTGGGCGCCGCGTTCGGCACGAGCATCGCCACCTTCCGCCACGACGGGCAGACGGTCACGGCCAACACCTCCGCCGTCAGCCTGCCCTCGTCGGTCGCCGGTGCGGTCCTCACGGTCACCGGCCTCGACTCGACGGTCGCCAAGAAGACGCCCGACCACGTCGTCCCCGGCGCGAACGCCGCCGCCGACGCCGCCAACGCCACGAACCTCGCGCCGAACGTCAAGCCGCCGGCCGGGTTCGTCAACGCCCGCCCGTGCGCGATCAACTTCGGCACCCCGCTCGCGACGTACCAGGCCGACTTCAAGACCCCCCTGCCGCAGTTCATGGGCAAGACGCTGCCGTACGCCGTCTGCGGCTACACCGGCCCGTCGTACCGCGCCGCCTACGAGGGCGGCAGCACCCTGGACGGTGCCGGTGTCACCGTCGCCATCACCGACGCGTACGCCTGGCAGAAGATGGCCAAGGACGCCAACACCTACGCCGTCAACCACGGCGACGGCGCCTACGCCCCCGGCCAGTACACCGAGAGCCTGCCCACCGACTTCACCCACCAGGCCGCCTGCGGCCCCTCGGGCTGGTCCGGCGAGGAGAGCCTCGACGTCGAGGCCGTGCACGCCATGGCCCCGGCGGCGAAGATCCGCTACTACGGCTCGTCCTCGTGCTTCGACAGCGACTTCGCCGACACCCTCGCGCGCGTCGTCGACGAGAACAAGGCGCAGCTCGTCACCAACTCGTGGTCCGACGTCGAGGCCAACGAGTCCGCCTCCAGCATCGCGACGTACGAGCAGGTGTTCCTCCAGGGCGCGACCCAGGGCATCACCTTCCTGTTCTCCTCCGGTGACAGCGGCGACGAGCTCGCCAGCACCGGCATCAAGCAGGTCGGCTACCCCTCGTCCGACCCGTACGTCCTCGGCGCCGGTGGCACCTCGACCGGCATCGCCAACGGCACCGTCGTCTCGCAGACCGGCTGGGGCACCGAGAAGTACACGCTGTCCGCGGACGGCAAGAGCTGGAACCCGGTCGGCTTCGTCTACGGAGCGGGTGGCGGCTACTCGGCCCTGTTCAACCGCCCGACCTACCAGGACGGCGTCGTCTCCTCCAGCAACCGCGCGGTCCCGGACATCGCCATGGACGCGGACCCGACGACCGGCATGCTCGTCGGCCAGACCCAGTCCTTCCCCGACGGGGTCCACTACGGCGAGTACCGCATCGGCGGCACGAGCCTGGCCTCCCCGCTGCTGGCCGGCATGATGGCGCTCGCCGTCCAGAGCTCCGGCTCCGGTCTCGGCTGGGCCAACCCGACGCTGTACAAGCTCCAGTCGACGGCGTTCACCGACGTGACGCCGAAGACGGCCAACGGGGTCAAGGGCGCCGTCCGCGTCGACTACGCCAACGGCTTCGACGCCTCGAAGGGCCTGCTCTACACGGTCCGCACCTTCGACCAGGACTCGACGCTCTTCACGGCCAGGGGCTGGGACGACGTCACCGGCCTCGGCGTGCCGAACCCGGCGCTCTTCGCCGCGGTCAAGTAG
- a CDS encoding LLM class F420-dependent oxidoreductase, with translation MRFGFHFMDFNLPDGPASYAPALRATAVNAEAAGASWFTVMDHWFQMEFFRTAHDPMLEAYTTLGYVAAVTERIRLGTVVTGVTYRHPGLLAKIGSTLDVLSEGRAFLGIGAAWYEREHLALGVPYPPVKERFERLEETLQILHQMWGEDEGPYDGAHYHLAETINVPTTIQKPHPPIVIGGSGEKKTLRLVAQYGDATNLIVDGADALQHKLEVLRGHCDTLGRDYDTIEKTVMGPQVDPLEDVDGFLRVAESYAALGVEHIHLRAVTPDPAGYVARFGEQVAPRLTEI, from the coding sequence ATGCGCTTCGGCTTCCACTTCATGGACTTCAACCTCCCGGACGGGCCGGCGTCGTACGCCCCCGCCCTGCGGGCCACCGCGGTCAACGCCGAGGCGGCCGGCGCCTCCTGGTTCACCGTGATGGACCACTGGTTCCAGATGGAGTTCTTCCGCACCGCCCACGACCCGATGCTCGAGGCCTACACGACCCTGGGGTACGTCGCCGCGGTGACCGAGCGGATCAGGCTCGGCACGGTCGTCACCGGCGTGACCTACCGCCACCCCGGGCTGCTGGCCAAGATCGGCAGCACCCTCGACGTCCTCAGCGAGGGCCGCGCGTTCCTCGGCATCGGCGCCGCCTGGTACGAGCGCGAGCACCTCGCGCTCGGCGTCCCCTACCCGCCGGTCAAGGAGCGCTTCGAGCGGCTCGAGGAGACCCTGCAGATCCTCCACCAGATGTGGGGCGAGGACGAGGGCCCGTACGACGGCGCCCACTACCACCTCGCCGAGACGATCAACGTCCCCACGACGATCCAGAAGCCGCACCCGCCGATCGTCATCGGCGGCTCGGGCGAGAAGAAGACCCTGCGGCTCGTCGCGCAGTACGGCGACGCGACCAACCTCATCGTCGACGGCGCCGACGCCCTGCAGCACAAGCTCGAGGTCCTGCGCGGCCACTGCGACACCCTCGGGCGCGACTACGACACCATCGAGAAGACGGTCATGGGCCCGCAGGTCGACCCGCTCGAGGACGTCGACGGCTTCCTCCGGGTCGCCGAGTCCTACGCCGCCCTGGGCGTCGAGCACATCCACCTGCGCGCGGTGACCCCCGACCCGGCCGGCTACGTCGCGCGCTTCGGCGAGCAGGTGGCCCCGCGACTGACCGAGATCTGA